The following proteins are co-located in the Cutaneotrichosporon cavernicola HIS019 DNA, chromosome: 3 genome:
- the MSS51 gene encoding uncharacterized protein (Zinc-finger of mitochondrial splicing suppressor 51): MRPASSRVLLRTARRPLSVPLLRAPVAAPPSPAPLLAALQTRSFFGLFGKKKKTSGQFEFVPEPTVILEQDDLFHPLSKSPFKELREKGERISTYAICPVSYEKHHETKAVKYECPDCGFPTHASRERWEEGHEEHAESCPRLREVNEDEHDLRSGRRVVEYENMPSIQPYEQAVNLQTWDTFFFTRGFVSINSQRAMRHVSKLLTYPITVMSVLHQNGPFTAGNGRITSEGRRSMAAIHSILHPPPGTSTEDIDIRPMAPFRVFLLGARGESTLPADIWLQLSNVFPRTPFNIYFIGPEAGIPLVKGSQRQHLKMSEDGSKYGVPSCTVNVTPQLRLISLKAPYEAVHNQLGPFDPYQDVFFAFSPGLGFPDQSLLDPNNPTPDVKDGEQPLVQAQTSWKSTLQSILETKCGLFFTAFSPTDLARDVSAIFGTQPPTSAPGQPSEYPSNVQLPTKPIPPIEGVSDEFELILTPGTNPFASRKWEIADWDTRVAVKTNWGIWGIRGKKYEVVDAEDERA, encoded by the exons ATGCGCCCGGCCTCTAGCCGAGTCCTGCTGCGCACCGCGCGCCGACCGCTTTCCGTCCCTCTTCTCCGTGCGCCCGTTGCagcccctccctctccggCACCATTGCTGGCGGCTCTGCAGACGCGTTCTTTCTTCGGTCTGTtcggcaagaagaagaagaccTCCGGACAATTCGAATTCGTACCCGAGCCGACCGTAATCTTGGAGCAGGACGACCTGTTCCACCCGCTCTCCAAGTCGCCGTTCAAGGAACTGCGGGAAAAGGGCGAGCGCATCAGCACCTATGCCATCTGTCCCGTGAGCTACGAAAAGCACCACGAGACAAAGGCGGTCAAATACGAGTGCCCGGACTGCGGATTCCCGACGCACGCGAGCCGCGAGCgctgggaggagggccacGAGGAGCACGCCGAGTCGTGTCCTCGTCTCCGCGAGGtcaacgaggacgagcacgacCTGCGTTCGGGTCGGCGTGTCGTTGAGTACGAGAATATGCCTA GCATCCAGCCTTACGAGCAGGCAGTCAACCTGCAGACGTGGGACACGTTCTTCTTCACGCGCGGCTTCGTGTCGATCAACTCTCAGCGCGCGATGCGCCACGTCTCCAAGCTCCTTACATACCCGATTACGGTCATGTCGGTGCTGCACCAGAACGGACCCTTCACTGCTGGCAACGGGCGTATCACGTCTGAGGGCCGACGGTCCATGGCTGCCATCCACTCGATCCTGCACCCGCCTCCCGGTACGTCGACCGAGGACATTGACATCCGACCGATGGCGCCGTTCCGTGTTTTCCTGCTCGGCGCTCGTGGCGAGTCGACCCTCCCCGCCGATATCTGGCTGCAGCTCTCCAACGTGTTCCCCCGCACCCCGTTCAACATCTACTTTATTGGTCCGGAGGCTGGCATCCCGCTCGTCAAGGGCTCGCAGCGCCAGCACCTCAAGATGTCCGAGGATGGGTCCAAGTATGGTGTGCCGAGCTGCACGGTCAACGTGACGCCTCAGCTGCGCCTCATCTCCCTCAAGGCACCCTACGAGGCCGTGCACAACCAGCTTGGCCCCTTCGATCCGTACCAGGACGTGTTCTTTGCCTTCTCGCCCGGACTCGGCTTCCCCGACCAGAGCCTGCTCGACCCCAACAACCCGACGCCTGATgtcaaggacggcgagcaGCCGCTCGTCCAGGCTCAGACGAGCTGGAAGTCGACGCTCCAGAGCATCCTCGAGACCAAGTGCGGCCTTTTCTTCACGGCCTTCTCGCCgaccgacctcgcccgcgaCGTCTCGGCCATCTTTGGTACCCAGCCGCCCACCTCGGCACCGGGCCAGCCGTCAGAGTACCCCTCCAACGTGCAGCTGCCGACCAAGCCGATCCCGCCTATCGAGGGCGTGAgcgacgagtttgagctcatcctcacccCGGGCACTAACCCGTTCGCTTCGCGCAAGTGGGAGATTGCCGACTGGGACacgcgcgtcgccgtcaaGACCAACTGGGGCATCTGGGGCATCCGCGGCAAGAAGtacgaggtcgtcgacgccgaggacgagagggCGTAG
- a CDS encoding uncharacterized protein (Ankyrin repeats (3 copies)), whose protein sequence is MPSADTALLCAASSSPIDLTALRTALEAGADPDTRDKTGRTALLIASLADDIPAAKVLLEAGASPNAMDEMRQTPWLVTGVTGSVGMLEAILPYKPDMNLRNRYGGISVIPASERGHVDYVSRVVQTGINVNHVNHLGWTALLEAVILGDGGERHVEILKILLDAGADPGIKDKDGVSALKHARERGYAEMVRVLEGAGAPE, encoded by the coding sequence ATGCCCTCCGCCGACACCGCGCTCCTATGCGCGGCATCCTCTTCACCCATAGATCTCACCGCCCTCCGCACAGCCCTGGAGGCCGGCGCGGACCCCGATACGCGCGACAAGACTGGCCGTACAGCGCTCCTCATTGCGTCGCTGGCCGACGACATCCCCGCCGCCAAAGTACTTCTCGAGGCCGGTGCCTCCCCGAACgcgatggacgagatgaGGCAGACTCCATGGCTCGTGACCGGCGTCACGGGGAGCGTAGGGATGCTCGAGGCCATCCTCCCCTACAAGCCTGATATGAATCTCCGGAACCGGTATGGTGGGATCAGCGTGATTCCCGCTTCGGAGCGCGGACATGTTGATTACGTTAGCCGGGTGGTTCAGACTGGCATTAACGTTAATCATGTCAATCACCTGGGATGGACGGCGTTGCTGGAGGCCGTCATCCTCGGTGATGGGGGAGAGAGGCATGTTGAGATTCTCAAGATTTTACTCGACGCTGGAGCGGATCCCGGGATTAAGGACAAGGATGGGGTGAGCGCACTCAAGCACGCCCGAGAACGTGGGTATGCTGAGATGGtgcgcgtgctcgagggcgcgggtGCCCCTGAATAA
- the RAD50 gene encoding uncharacterized protein (AAA domain) produces the protein MASLNKLAIRGIRSFDDKHVQVIEFYSPLTVIVGHNGSGKTTVIECLKYATTGDLPPNTKGGAFVHDPKMANEKEVKAQVRLRFWNVNRERMTVTRSLQVTTKKTGALTMKTLEGLLAKDDGGASGKRNTISTKCSELDEEVPLLLGVSKAILENVIFCHQEDSNWPLAEPAALKKKFDDIFEATKYTKAVDNIKALRKERTAEIKVDMERLKFLKNDKDRAQRMRQDHDGMVAKENSRTTEAEELKSRFHVLKKDNEALYKRSTAFQHIFERHDSLIARKEMLMANRDRMMDGMTVLNDTTEELMHKFQNFETHLKSIEGKRDQQIETYERNVRERETSVRELSKTCNIPGYDYSSLEDAKVMDFVDRLQEMVRKAEADLKRLQTEGLRKERELQSELDDLANKKTTALATKSSKEDQIRQLQTRIRNMEQSFDSFSSVDADISVLENDVSSLETRRETLEQEVQEARYDEQLRERRSAVGQKEAAREKLNGELTALNRQADTRAQLSIKRSELESKKAQVEASVQNHSARFKELINSDLTPETMEEKVTQAASRKDRELQEAESAAAANERTLSQLQASTNIAKQNLKARSEELTKLERSVSDVLQEAEQSTVDDGIKECETEIGILKDELADSESAKKWYQRVLDTSRSKKKCMGCDRAIHEGEQGSIQVYLQARLQKLNAADQSELQSDLHEWTVQLDKLRAIQPSVERAKTLKRTEVPVLEQQIDTNTAKLATVQVEVDETVQATKLAVRDLHAIKSAAVIMTRLVGEIDDLKASVQRLERDLQSTGSLKTVDDVQREIEQIASEIKTLQRDINFSLNEKELKLNTIRSIGDDLHRKTMRLTDLRSKQERRKLDEQQLKEQQTQLTKLQGELKELDVATQAASAPWREKRDALGRYRTERQDEDDSASMQVGTYQSSLYELESKHRSCQAYVTEGNDRKLRENESHLESMRQEIQATNDRRVAIDKTVSGLQEDVSRAHVTRRNLKSNLDFRAEERSIEKVQEEMDELDLEGAARDRRSFNQEYKQKLEEETDVQNRWQLCSGQVMQMAEERKRLEKTLSSDYKNIDKLYRDQLIKTKTSEVANNDLEKYAKALDNAILKYHSIKMDEINDTISHLWSKTYQGTDIDTLRIMSDHDEHGTSARKSYNYRVVMVKNQVELDMRGRCSAGQKVLASIIIRLALAESFGQGCGVLALDEPTTNLDQENINALAEALAEIIRERRRQTNFQLIVITHDEGFLQRLAAQDVLDYYWRVSRDMNQKSVLERQRIGI, from the exons ATGGCGTCCCTTAACAAGCTCGCCATACGCGGTATCCGCTCTTTCGACGACAAACATGTCCAAGTGATCGAGTTCTACTCGCCCCTCACTGTCATCGTTGGGCACAATGGTAGTGGCAAGACG ACCGTCATCGAGTGTCTTAAGTATGCGACGACCGGTGACCTCCCCCCGAACACCAAGGGCGGCGCATTCGTCCACGACCCCAAG ATGGCCAACGAGAAGGAAGTGAAGGCTCAGGTCCGCCTGCGCTTCTGGAACGTCAACCGCGAGCGCATGACTGTCACTCGCAGTCTCCAAGTCACCACGAAGAAGACGGGTGCCCTTACGATGAAGACGCTTGAGGGATTATTGGCCAAGGATGACGGTGGGGCATCAGGAAAG cgtAACACCATCTCCACCAAGTGCTCAGAGCTGGACGAAGAGGTCCCACTCTTACTCGGTGTCTCTAAGGCCATCTTGGAGAACGTCATCTTCTGCCACCAGGAAGACTCCAACTGGCCACTTGCCGAGCCAGCCGCTCTCAAGAAGAAGTTCGACGACATCTTCGAGGCGACAAAGTACACCAAGGCTGTGGACAATATCAAGGCTCTGAGGAAGGAGCGCACTGCCGAGATCAAGGTCGATATGGAACGCCTCAAGTTTCTCAAGAATGACAAGGACCGGGCGCAGCGT ATGCGCCAAGATCATGACGGAATGGTCGCCAAGGAGaactcgaggacgacagaGGCTGAGGAGCTGAAGTCTCGTTTCCACGTCCTGAAGAAGGACAACGAGGCGTTGTATAAAAGATCCACAGCGTTCCAGCACATCTTTGAGCGTCATGATAGTCTCATCGCGCGCAAAGAAATGCTCATGGCTAACCGTGATCGCATGATGGATGGTATGACTGTCCTGAACG ACACCACCGAGGAGCTCATGCACAAGTTCCAGAACTTCGAAACGCACCTCAAGTCCATTGAGGGCAAGCGCGACCAGCAGATCGAG ACGTACGAGCGGAACGttcgcgagcgcgagacgTCAGTGCGCGAGCTGTCCAAGACTTGTAACATCCCTGGTTATGACTACAGCTCGCTGGAAGATGCAAAGGTCATGGACTTTGTTGACCGACTTCAAGAAATGGTTCGGAAGGCGGAAGCCGACCTCAAGCGTTTGCAA ACTGAAGGACTACGCAAGGAGCGTGAGCTGCAGTctgagctcgacgacctcgccaacaagAAGACGACTGCTCTCGCGACGAAGTCCAGCAAGGAGGACCAGATT CGTCAGCTTCAAACCCGCATCCGTAACATGGAACAGAGCTTTGACTCGTTCAGCTCTGTCGACGCCGATATCAGCGTACTCGAGAATGACGTTTCATCGTTGGAGACCCGCCGAGAAACTTTGGAGCAGGAGGTCCAGGAAGCCCGCTATGATGAGCAGCTGCGTGAGCGCCGCTCAGCAGTCGGCCAGAAGGAAGCGGCCCGCGAGAAGCTGAACGGCGAGTTGACAGCACTCAACCGTCAGGCGGACACACGTGCTCAACTTTCCATTAAGCGTTCAGAGCTGGAATCCAAGAAAGCCCAGGTCGAGGCTTC AGTTCAGAACCACTCGGCTCGTTTCAAGGAGCTGATCAACTCCGACCTGACGCCGGAGAcgatggaggagaaggtgaCTCAGGCCGCTAG CCGCAAGGACCGCGAGCTGCAGGAGGCCGAGTCTGCGGCAGCGGCCAACGAGCGGACCTTGTCCCAGCTCCAGGCGTCCACCAACATCGCGAAGCAGAACCTGAAGGCAAGGAGCGAGGAGCTTACCA AGCTCGAGCGTTCTGTCTCCGATGTCCTGCAGGAAGCAGAGCAGTCTACTGTGGACGACGGAATCAAAGAATGCGAGACTGAGATTGGCATCCTGAAGGA CGAGCTTGCAGACAGTGAAAGTGCAAAAAAGTGGTACCAGAGGGTCCTCGACACCAGCAGGTCGAAGAAGAAGTGTATGGGTTGCGACCGTGCCATccacgagggcgagcaggGCTCTATTCAAGTTTAC cttCAAGCCCGCTTGCAGAAGCTGAACGCTGCGGACCAGTCAGAGCTGCAGAGCGACTTGCACGAATGGACTGTCCAACTGGACAAGCTGCGCGCTATCCAGCCAtcggtcgagcgcgccaagaCTCTGAAGCGGACAGAGGTCCCTGTTCTGGAACAGCAGATTGACACGAACACTGCTAAGCTCGCGACTGTGCAGGTAGAGGTGGATGAG ACGGTGCAGGCAACCAAGCTTGCTGTGCGCGATCTTCACGCCATCAAGAGCGCGGCTGTCATCATGACCCGTCTCGTGGGTGAGATTGATGACCTCAAGGCCAGCGTTCAGCGCCTGGAGCGCGACCTCCAATCGACTGGGTCGCTCAAGACCGTCGATGACGTGCAGCGCGAGATTGAGCAGATCGCCAGCGAGAT TAAAACCCTCCAGCGTGACATCAACTTCTCCCTTAACGAGAAGGAACTCAAGCTCAACACGATCCGTAGCATTGGAGATGACCTGCACCGCAAGACGATGCGACTCACAGACCTCCGCTCCAAGCAGGAGCGCCGCAAGTTGGACGAGCAACAGCTCAAGGAACAGCAAACTCAACTGACTAAGCTGCAAGGAGAGCTCAAG GAACTCGACGTTGCAACGCAGGCTGCATCAGCTCCCTGGCGCGAGAAGCGTGACGCACTTGGCCGCTACCGAACCGAGCGgcaggatgaggacgacagCGCCAGCATGCAGGTCGGCACATACCAGTCAAGCCTGTACGAGCTCGAGTCTAAGCACCGCTCGTGCCAGGCGTACGTCACCGAGGGAAACGACCGCAAGCTGCGCGAGAACGAATCGCATCTGGAAAGCATGCGCCAGGAGATCCAAGCGACGAACGACCGTCGCGTGGCCATCGACAAGACGGTCAGTGGGCTTCAGGAGGATGTCTCCCGTGCGCATGTCACTCGTCGCAACCTTAAGAGCAATCTCGACTTCCGTGCAGAGGAACGCTCAATTGAAAAAGTGCaagaggagatggacgaaCTTGACCTCGAGGGAGCAGCTCGTGATCGGCGGAGCTTCAACCAAGAGTACAAGCAGAAGTTGGAAGAGGAGACCGACGTCCAGAACCGA TGGCAACTGTGCTCTGGCCAGGTCATGCAGATGGCtgaggagcgcaagcgctTGGAGAAGACACTCTCTTCAGATTATAAGAACATTGACAAGCTATATCGCGACCAGCTCATCAAGACCAAGACGAGTGAGGTCGCGAacaacgacctcgagaaATATGCCAAGGCGCTGGACAA TGCGATTCTCAAGTACCACTCCATcaagatggacgagatCAACGACACGATCAGCCACCTCTGGAGCAAGACGTACCAGGGTACCGACATTGACACGCTGCGCATCATGTCGGACCACGACGAGCACGGCACAAGCGCACGCAAGTCGTACAACTATCGTGTTGTCATGGTTAAAAATcaagtcgagctcgacatgcGTGGCCGCTGCTCTGCCGGCCAGAAGGTGCTCGCGTCCATCATCATCCGCCTCGCGCTAGCCGAGAGCTTCGGCCAGGGATGTGGTGTACTCGCCCTGGACGA GCCGACTACCAACCTCGATCAGGAAAACATcaacgcgctcgcggaggcgctggccgaGATCATTCGCGAGAGGCGACGCCAGACCAACTTCCAGCTTATCGTCATCACCCACGACGAGGGTTTCCTTCAGCGCCTGGCTGCACAGGACGTTCTCGACTACTACTGGCGCGTCTCGCGCGACATGAACCAAAAGAGTGTTCTGGAGCGCCAGCGCATTGGCATTTAG